From Chromohalobacter canadensis, one genomic window encodes:
- the araG gene encoding L-arabinose ABC transporter ATP-binding protein AraG translates to MSEAFLSFDDIVVEFPGVRALDGVSFAAKAGEVHALMGENGAGKSTLLKVLSGVNRPTSGQLWIDGQSYVFANAREALAQGIAIIYQELTLSPNLSVAENLLLGQLPKRGGFIDRRTMRARAREILEELGEGEIDPATKVRELSIGQQQMIEIGRALLRDAKIIAFDEPTSSLSVQETRQLKRIVARLREEGRVVLYVTHRMEEVFEMCDALTVFRDGRHIRTHETLEGVDQDTLVGEMVGRQIEDVYGFRQRTMGDVLMHIDSLQGRGVNEPVSLEVKRGEVFGLFGLVGAGRSELMRLVCGVEKASQGQVTFRGKTGVFTSPQQAIRAGIAMCPEDRKSQGIFPVASVADNLNISCRRFFKRWGVFRHAGREADNAKTYIQRLSIKTPNHRTPINTLSGGNQQKVIVGRWLAEEIDLFVMDEPTRGIDVGARRDIYTLLYDLAEQGKGVIVISSDLAEVSSICDRIGVMRNGALVDIVPREQATQERLLGLALPA, encoded by the coding sequence ATGTCCGAGGCTTTTCTCAGTTTCGACGACATTGTCGTCGAGTTTCCCGGTGTGAGGGCGCTCGACGGTGTGAGCTTTGCCGCGAAGGCCGGCGAGGTGCATGCCTTGATGGGCGAGAATGGCGCCGGGAAATCGACCTTGCTCAAGGTGCTAAGCGGCGTCAACCGTCCCACCTCGGGCCAGCTGTGGATCGACGGCCAATCGTATGTCTTTGCCAATGCCCGGGAGGCGTTGGCTCAGGGCATCGCGATCATCTATCAAGAACTCACTCTGTCACCCAACTTGTCGGTGGCCGAGAACCTGCTTTTGGGGCAATTGCCGAAACGCGGCGGCTTTATCGACCGGCGCACCATGAGGGCGCGCGCCCGGGAAATTCTCGAGGAGCTCGGCGAAGGCGAGATTGACCCGGCCACCAAGGTACGGGAGCTTTCCATCGGGCAGCAGCAAATGATCGAGATCGGCCGTGCGCTATTGCGTGACGCAAAGATCATTGCTTTCGACGAGCCCACCAGCAGCCTTTCCGTGCAGGAGACGCGGCAGCTCAAGCGCATCGTCGCGCGTTTGCGCGAGGAAGGGCGCGTGGTGCTGTACGTCACGCATCGCATGGAAGAGGTCTTCGAGATGTGCGATGCGCTGACGGTGTTCCGCGATGGTCGCCATATCCGCACGCACGAGACGCTGGAAGGCGTCGATCAAGACACCTTGGTCGGCGAGATGGTGGGGCGTCAGATCGAGGACGTTTATGGCTTCAGGCAGCGCACCATGGGCGATGTATTGATGCATATCGACAGCCTTCAGGGACGCGGTGTTAACGAACCGGTCAGCCTGGAGGTGAAGCGCGGCGAAGTGTTCGGTCTCTTTGGGCTTGTCGGCGCCGGGCGTAGCGAGTTGATGCGTCTGGTGTGTGGCGTGGAAAAGGCGAGCCAAGGGCAGGTGACATTTCGTGGTAAAACCGGTGTCTTTACTTCACCTCAACAGGCGATTCGTGCCGGCATCGCCATGTGTCCCGAGGATCGCAAATCCCAGGGGATCTTTCCCGTGGCGAGTGTCGCCGACAATCTCAATATCAGTTGTCGGCGCTTCTTCAAGCGATGGGGCGTGTTTCGTCATGCTGGGCGCGAAGCCGATAACGCCAAGACCTATATCCAGCGTTTGAGTATCAAGACGCCGAACCATCGCACACCGATCAATACCCTCTCGGGGGGGAATCAGCAGAAGGTGATTGTCGGGCGCTGGCTGGCGGAAGAGATCGACTTGTTCGTGATGGACGAGCCCACGCGAGGCATCGATGTGGGGGCTCGACGCGATATCTACACCTTGCTGTATGACCTGGCGGAACAGGGTAAGGGCGTGATCGTGATTTCCAGCGACCTTGCTGAGGTCAGCTCGATCTGCGATCGCATCGGCGTCATGCGCAATGGCGCCTTGGTCGATATCGTACCGCGCGAGCAGGCGACCCAGGAGCGCCTGCTGGGATTGGCGCTTCCGGCTTGA
- the araH gene encoding L-arabinose ABC transporter permease AraH: MSTDKLAASDTSPTAPKPRAKALRTLLDTSGLIAIFLVLFVSLALFVPDFLTGRNIVGLLLSVTLIGTIATTMMMVLALGEVDLSVASIVAFTGVVAAVVTSTSGSVFIGVLVGVGAGGAVGAFNGFVVSKFGINSLIATLAAMEFVRGLAYITSGGDAVMVTVPSFFDLGSASFLGLTLPVWTMIACFVVFGIVLNMTAFGRNTLATGGNAEAASLAGVNVRRLKITVFALQGVVAGIAGVLLASRMGLGDPNTSMGLELAVISACVLGGVSLSGGVASITGVLVGVLIMGCVQNAMGLLNVPTFYQYLVRGAILLLAVMFDRWKQTRRAKG, from the coding sequence ATGAGCACAGACAAACTGGCTGCTTCCGATACATCGCCGACGGCACCAAAACCGCGGGCCAAGGCATTGCGTACGTTGCTCGACACCTCCGGGTTGATTGCCATATTCCTGGTCTTGTTCGTGTCCCTGGCGCTGTTCGTGCCGGACTTTTTGACCGGTCGCAATATCGTCGGCTTGCTGCTTTCGGTGACATTGATAGGGACCATCGCGACCACGATGATGATGGTGCTGGCACTCGGCGAGGTGGACTTGTCGGTCGCTTCCATCGTCGCCTTTACCGGCGTGGTGGCTGCCGTGGTGACGTCTACTTCGGGCAGCGTCTTTATCGGCGTGCTCGTGGGAGTCGGTGCCGGTGGTGCGGTGGGGGCCTTCAATGGCTTCGTGGTATCCAAGTTCGGCATCAATTCGTTGATTGCGACTTTGGCGGCGATGGAGTTCGTGCGTGGGTTGGCCTACATCACCTCCGGCGGTGATGCAGTCATGGTCACGGTGCCGAGCTTCTTCGACCTGGGCAGTGCTTCGTTTCTGGGGCTGACGCTGCCGGTATGGACCATGATCGCCTGCTTCGTGGTCTTCGGCATCGTTCTTAACATGACGGCGTTCGGGCGCAACACCCTGGCGACCGGTGGCAATGCCGAAGCGGCGAGCTTGGCTGGGGTCAATGTCCGGCGTCTCAAGATTACTGTGTTCGCCCTGCAGGGCGTCGTCGCGGGCATCGCCGGGGTACTGCTGGCCTCGCGGATGGGGCTTGGCGATCCCAACACCTCGATGGGGCTGGAGCTGGCGGTGATTTCCGCCTGTGTGCTGGGTGGTGTCTCGTTGTCGGGTGGGGTCGCCTCGATCACCGGCGTGCTGGTTGGCGTTTTGATCATGGGTTGCGTGCAGAACGCCATGGGGCTACTCAACGTGCCCACCTTTTATCAATATTTGGTACGCGGGGCGATCCTGCTGCTGGCGGTGATGTTTGACCGCTGGAAACAAACGCGACGCGCAAAGGGATGA
- the araD1 gene encoding AraD1 family protein, translating into MQLAQARIESGDRVVLAIDDDPRQARRLEGVESVHALALTALDRKVGLAALTKEWPGDARIDAVALSDQGRLLAPLDHPDPAHLLVTGTGLTHLGSAEGRDKMHRQMNEADQSEQPLTDSMKMFRKGLDGGKPAPGDFGVQPEWFYKGDGGIVMAPGEALRMPHFALDGGEEPEVAGLYLIDNDGVPRRIGYALGNEFSDHVTERENYLYLAHSKLRACSFGPTLLLDELPEDIQGTSRIRRGDEVLWEKPFISGEANMCHSLANLEAHHFKYAQFCRPGDIHVHFFGTATLSFSDGISAQPGDEFEIDAKPFALPLRNPLAKDATAPVPSVKPL; encoded by the coding sequence ATGCAACTCGCACAAGCCAGAATCGAGAGTGGAGACCGCGTGGTCCTGGCGATCGACGATGACCCGAGGCAGGCCCGTCGCCTGGAAGGCGTAGAAAGCGTTCATGCCCTGGCGCTCACGGCGCTCGATCGCAAGGTTGGGCTCGCCGCGCTGACCAAAGAATGGCCGGGGGATGCGCGTATCGACGCCGTGGCGTTGTCTGATCAAGGACGCCTGCTGGCGCCGCTCGACCATCCCGACCCGGCGCACTTGCTGGTGACCGGCACCGGGCTGACGCACCTGGGCAGCGCCGAGGGGCGTGACAAGATGCACCGCCAGATGAACGAGGCGGACCAGAGCGAGCAGCCACTCACCGACTCGATGAAGATGTTCCGCAAGGGCCTTGATGGCGGCAAACCCGCGCCGGGTGACTTCGGCGTGCAGCCGGAGTGGTTCTACAAGGGAGACGGTGGCATCGTCATGGCACCGGGTGAGGCGCTGCGCATGCCGCATTTCGCGCTGGATGGTGGCGAAGAGCCGGAAGTCGCCGGACTCTATCTGATCGATAATGACGGCGTGCCGCGGCGCATCGGCTACGCGCTGGGCAACGAGTTCTCGGATCATGTCACCGAGCGCGAGAACTACTTGTATCTGGCGCATTCCAAGCTGCGCGCCTGTTCTTTCGGACCGACACTGCTGCTCGACGAATTGCCCGAGGACATTCAGGGCACCTCGCGCATCAGGCGGGGCGATGAAGTGCTATGGGAGAAGCCGTTCATCTCCGGCGAGGCCAACATGTGCCACAGCCTTGCCAATCTCGAGGCGCATCATTTCAAGTACGCGCAGTTCTGTCGGCCGGGTGACATTCATGTGCATTTCTTCGGTACGGCAACGCTGAGCTTCAGCGACGGTATCAGTGCCCAGCCGGGGGATGAGTTCGAGATCGACGCCAAGCCGTTCGCTTTGCCGCTGCGCAACCCGCTGGCGAAGGACGCCACCGCGCCCGTGCCGAGCGTCAAACCGTTGTAA
- a CDS encoding TRAP transporter large permease yields the protein MLTLSLVTILVLALLLGGGVWIAFALLGTGWIALTFFGSFEPGPILASDFWGASYGWDLTALPMFVWMGEILFRSGLADNMFRALAPWLNRLPGRLLHSNIIGSGLFAAVCGSSAATCATVGKMTLPELERRGYDGNLAIGTLASASTLGLLIPPSIMMIVYGVVTEQSISRLFIAGILPGLLLLGLFMTYLIVWSLLVGARQGRAGQAESRMPMLSKIRNSAQLIPLLVLIGGILGSIYGGLASPTEAAAVGVVLSMLIARGNGHFNKTIFLDSLFAALRTACMIAFIIAGASFLSSALSFTQLPMQLANAITEMGLSPTMLLVVLTLFLLVLGCFLDGISLILLVTSIIMPLIEGAGIDLIWFGIYLVIVVEMSQITPPVGFNLFVIQGLTGKDIITITRATLPFFLLMILAVVLLHLFPEIVLYLPQAMN from the coding sequence ATGCTGACCCTAAGCCTCGTTACGATCCTCGTCCTGGCGCTGCTGCTCGGCGGCGGCGTGTGGATCGCCTTTGCCCTGCTAGGAACCGGCTGGATCGCCCTGACGTTCTTCGGCAGTTTCGAGCCCGGCCCCATCCTGGCGTCCGACTTCTGGGGCGCCAGCTACGGCTGGGATTTGACCGCTCTACCCATGTTCGTGTGGATGGGCGAGATCCTATTTCGCTCAGGTCTTGCGGATAACATGTTTCGTGCCCTGGCGCCTTGGCTCAACCGCCTGCCAGGACGCTTGCTGCACTCCAATATCATCGGAAGCGGCCTGTTCGCCGCCGTATGCGGCTCCTCGGCGGCGACCTGCGCCACGGTCGGCAAGATGACGCTGCCCGAGCTGGAACGCCGCGGCTACGATGGCAACCTTGCCATCGGCACGCTGGCTAGCGCCTCGACGTTAGGCCTGCTGATTCCCCCCTCAATCATGATGATCGTCTACGGCGTTGTGACCGAGCAGTCCATCTCGCGGCTGTTCATCGCCGGCATTCTGCCAGGCTTGCTACTGCTGGGCCTGTTCATGACGTACTTGATCGTCTGGTCGTTGCTGGTCGGCGCCCGCCAGGGCCGCGCAGGACAGGCCGAGTCCCGCATGCCGATGCTGTCGAAGATCCGCAATAGCGCTCAGTTGATACCGCTGCTGGTACTCATCGGCGGTATTCTGGGAAGCATCTACGGTGGCCTCGCTTCGCCGACCGAAGCCGCCGCCGTGGGCGTGGTGTTGTCGATGCTGATCGCACGAGGCAACGGTCATTTCAACAAGACCATCTTCCTCGACTCGCTCTTCGCAGCACTGCGCACGGCCTGCATGATCGCCTTCATCATCGCAGGCGCCTCGTTTCTGTCCTCGGCGCTGAGTTTCACGCAACTGCCCATGCAACTGGCCAACGCCATTACCGAGATGGGCCTCTCCCCCACCATGCTGCTGGTGGTTCTGACACTCTTCTTATTGGTGCTGGGCTGCTTCCTCGACGGTATCTCGCTGATCCTGCTGGTCACGTCGATCATCATGCCGCTGATCGAAGGCGCAGGGATCGACCTCATCTGGTTCGGCATCTACCTGGTCATCGTGGTGGAAATGTCGCAGATCACACCGCCGGTCGGCTTCAATCTGTTCGTCATTCAGGGCCTCACAGGCAAGGACATCATCACCATCACCCGCGCCACCCTGCCGTTCTTCCTGCTGATGATCCTCGCCGTGGTGCTGTTACACCTGTTCCCCGAGATCGTGCTGTATCTGCCGCAGGCGATGAACTGA
- a CDS encoding TRAP transporter small permease translates to MTYRLDRLYRLGAWGAAACMLTICAIVTFQVLLRCLDALLLLVGNARLGLEIPGVSEMAAYLLVGATFLSMAYTFTHYAHIRVTLVISRLPPRARVWVETLCLLVSLALSVLLTWELVGLVRESLEYNDVSSGLLAIPLWIPQSVLVVGIALMCMALLETLLGTLRTAFTAPASYVAPELQDGDS, encoded by the coding sequence ATGACCTACCGACTCGACAGACTCTATCGCCTCGGCGCGTGGGGCGCCGCGGCTTGCATGCTGACGATCTGTGCCATCGTCACCTTTCAAGTGCTACTGCGCTGCCTGGATGCGCTGCTGCTCTTGGTGGGCAACGCGCGCCTAGGGCTCGAAATTCCCGGCGTCTCTGAAATGGCCGCGTATCTACTGGTGGGCGCCACTTTTCTAAGCATGGCCTATACCTTCACGCATTACGCGCATATCCGCGTGACGCTGGTCATTTCACGCCTGCCGCCGCGTGCTCGCGTATGGGTCGAAACGCTCTGCCTGCTAGTGTCGCTAGCGCTTAGCGTTTTGCTTACCTGGGAGCTGGTGGGCCTGGTGCGTGAAAGCCTCGAATACAACGATGTCTCCTCAGGATTGCTCGCCATTCCATTATGGATACCGCAAAGCGTTCTCGTCGTCGGCATCGCATTGATGTGCATGGCGCTTCTCGAAACCTTGCTGGGGACCCTGCGCACGGCTTTCACAGCCCCTGCCTCCTATGTGGCGCCCGAGCTACAGGACGGTGACTCATGA
- a CDS encoding TRAP transporter substrate-binding protein, which yields MRTMHSFAWLAAIGSLGIASSAMAAQWNLATPYGDASFHTQNTKQFAEDVADATDGELDISVHSGGSLIAHSEIKPSVRRGTVQAGEVFLSSLSNESPIYEVDTLPGLAGSYEDAYDLWQASKPIITQMFADEGLMPLYAVPWPAQGIYTDFELTDASQFEGLRVRAPNINTQRFVENLGGMPTETEEADIPTAFSTGRVDAMITSVSTGKSMSAWDYVSHYSDANLWLPKNIVFINKRAFDQLDDKTQQAVLDAAAEAERRGWQASREDSAESAKALKEHDITISKPSGQLAEDLESAGDSLFENWQERAGDQAKTLIDRYRERQADD from the coding sequence ATGCGTACGATGCATTCTTTCGCCTGGCTCGCGGCAATCGGCTCGCTCGGCATTGCCAGCAGCGCCATGGCCGCACAATGGAACCTCGCCACACCCTACGGCGATGCCAGCTTTCATACCCAGAACACCAAACAATTCGCCGAGGACGTCGCCGATGCTACCGACGGCGAACTGGACATCAGCGTGCACAGCGGCGGCTCGTTGATCGCACACTCCGAAATCAAGCCTTCCGTTCGGCGTGGTACCGTGCAGGCAGGTGAAGTGTTCTTGTCTTCGCTCTCCAACGAATCGCCGATCTACGAAGTGGATACCTTGCCGGGACTGGCGGGTAGCTACGAAGATGCTTACGACCTCTGGCAAGCCTCCAAGCCGATCATCACCCAAATGTTCGCCGATGAAGGCCTGATGCCGCTGTACGCCGTGCCGTGGCCGGCGCAGGGTATCTATACCGACTTCGAGCTGACCGATGCCTCGCAATTCGAGGGGCTGCGCGTGCGTGCCCCCAACATCAACACGCAGCGCTTCGTCGAGAATCTCGGCGGCATGCCCACGGAAACCGAAGAGGCCGATATCCCAACCGCGTTCAGCACTGGGCGCGTCGACGCCATGATCACCTCAGTCTCCACCGGCAAGTCGATGTCCGCCTGGGACTATGTCTCGCATTACAGCGACGCCAACCTGTGGTTGCCCAAAAACATCGTGTTCATCAATAAGCGCGCTTTCGACCAGCTCGATGACAAGACACAGCAAGCCGTGCTGGATGCCGCCGCCGAGGCCGAACGGCGTGGTTGGCAGGCCAGCCGCGAGGACAGCGCCGAGAGCGCCAAGGCCTTGAAAGAACACGACATCACGATTTCCAAGCCCAGCGGCCAGTTGGCCGAGGACCTCGAATCCGCGGGTGACTCGCTGTTCGAGAACTGGCAGGAACGCGCCGGCGATCAGGCCAAGACGCTGATCGATCGTTACCGCGAGCGCCAGGCCGACGACTGA
- a CDS encoding LysR family transcriptional regulator → MFDFKELEAFVWVVRLGSFRKGATKLHVTQPSISDRITRLEDSVGESLLDRSARPVQPTLRGREFFTHAERLLEGRDEAMRLFQDEESFSGTLRLGVIETIASSWCPTFMRRLAERYPQLTIELMVDISPFLQQRLAENDLDMLFAMDGLSPGLSAIQTPLCTFEMGMFAAPELAATLRHGDMTTFADTAFISFSKQARPYSELVAYLTALGIDTPRIHSTSTLMTIMRMSIEGLGIGVLPVATVRDAVDAGSLVRLTLEEPLPPMIYDAIWRRSNYPSFCASVARLAKQCAADYAQDHGKLSSPTTMKGYVDT, encoded by the coding sequence ATGTTCGATTTCAAGGAACTCGAGGCCTTCGTCTGGGTGGTGCGCCTGGGCTCGTTTCGCAAGGGCGCAACCAAGCTGCACGTCACCCAGCCGTCGATCTCGGATCGCATCACCCGACTAGAAGACAGCGTCGGCGAATCGCTTCTCGACCGCTCGGCACGCCCCGTGCAACCCACGCTTCGTGGCCGCGAGTTCTTCACCCATGCGGAGCGCCTGCTCGAGGGGCGCGACGAGGCCATGCGGCTGTTCCAGGACGAGGAGTCGTTCTCCGGCACGCTGCGCCTGGGCGTTATCGAGACCATCGCCAGCAGCTGGTGTCCGACCTTCATGCGCCGCCTGGCTGAGCGCTACCCGCAACTGACCATAGAGTTAATGGTCGATATTTCCCCCTTCCTACAGCAACGCCTGGCCGAGAACGATCTCGACATGTTATTCGCCATGGACGGCCTGTCGCCGGGACTTTCCGCCATCCAGACGCCGCTTTGTACCTTCGAGATGGGCATGTTCGCGGCCCCCGAGCTGGCCGCAACCCTACGCCATGGCGATATGACGACCTTCGCCGACACGGCGTTCATTTCCTTCAGCAAGCAGGCGCGGCCGTACAGCGAGCTGGTTGCCTACCTCACCGCATTGGGCATCGACACGCCACGCATTCACTCCACCAGCACGCTGATGACCATCATGCGCATGAGCATCGAAGGGCTTGGCATCGGCGTATTGCCGGTCGCCACGGTACGCGATGCCGTGGACGCCGGTAGCCTGGTGCGCCTCACGCTGGAGGAACCGTTGCCGCCGATGATCTATGACGCCATCTGGCGCCGCTCCAACTACCCGAGTTTCTGTGCCAGCGTGGCTCGCCTGGCCAAGCAATGCGCCGCCGATTACGCTCAGGATCACGGAAAGCTTTCATCACCTACCACGATGAAAGGCTACGTCGATACTTGA
- a CDS encoding VOC family protein, producing MAVSDPFHLAVQVRDIDEARRFYGDFLGCPEGRSSESWVDFDLFGHQFVCHLNPALKDNPVASHKNPVDGHGVPVPHFGVVLEMPAWQALADKLSAHGIAFEIEPYVRFKGEPGEQATMFFYDPSGNALEFKAFKDRETQLFKKA from the coding sequence ATGGCTGTCAGCGATCCTTTCCACCTCGCCGTTCAAGTCCGTGACATCGACGAGGCACGGCGTTTTTACGGCGATTTCCTGGGCTGTCCCGAAGGACGCTCATCGGAGAGCTGGGTCGATTTCGACCTCTTCGGGCACCAGTTCGTCTGTCACCTCAACCCCGCCCTGAAGGACAACCCCGTCGCCAGCCACAAGAACCCGGTGGACGGTCACGGCGTGCCGGTGCCGCATTTCGGCGTGGTGCTGGAAATGCCCGCCTGGCAAGCCCTCGCCGACAAGCTGAGCGCCCATGGCATCGCCTTCGAAATCGAGCCCTACGTACGCTTCAAGGGCGAACCCGGCGAACAAGCCACCATGTTCTTCTACGACCCCTCCGGCAATGCCCTGGAGTTCAAGGCTTTCAAGGATCGCGAGACGCAGCTGTTCAAGAAAGCGTAG
- a CDS encoding 5-oxoprolinase subunit PxpA, with translation MPLPLLNCDMGESFGNWKMGLDDEVMPYVDCANIACGFHASDPDIMRRTVALAVQHGVRVGAHPAYPDLQGFGRRSLACSPREVEDMMLYQIGALEGMCRAEGTSVSYVKPHGALYNDMARDPELLRGAMRAVLAYDRTLPLLAMATADPAPMRALAEEMGVTLWFETFADRAYDPQGRLVSRREPGAVHHDRETIVAQAVTLAKGEALTANDGSVLRLDADTLCVHGDNAESVAAVRAIRYAFDGLARE, from the coding sequence ATGCCCCTTCCGCTTCTCAACTGCGATATGGGAGAGAGCTTCGGCAACTGGAAAATGGGCCTCGACGACGAGGTCATGCCCTATGTCGATTGCGCCAATATCGCCTGTGGCTTCCATGCCTCCGATCCCGACATCATGCGTCGCACCGTGGCACTGGCCGTGCAACACGGCGTACGCGTCGGCGCGCATCCCGCCTATCCCGATCTGCAAGGCTTTGGGCGTCGTTCGCTGGCTTGTTCGCCGCGCGAAGTCGAGGACATGATGCTCTATCAGATCGGCGCACTGGAGGGCATGTGCCGCGCCGAGGGAACGTCCGTGAGCTACGTCAAACCCCATGGTGCGCTTTACAACGACATGGCCCGCGACCCGGAGCTTTTGCGCGGCGCCATGCGCGCGGTGCTGGCCTATGATCGCACCTTGCCGTTACTCGCCATGGCCACTGCGGATCCGGCGCCGATGCGGGCACTGGCCGAGGAAATGGGCGTGACGCTGTGGTTCGAGACCTTCGCCGATCGCGCCTACGATCCTCAGGGACGGCTGGTGTCGCGGCGTGAGCCGGGTGCTGTCCACCATGATCGTGAGACCATCGTGGCGCAGGCAGTGACGCTCGCCAAGGGCGAAGCGCTGACCGCCAACGACGGCAGCGTGCTGCGTCTGGACGCCGATACGCTTTGCGTCCACGGCGACAATGCCGAGTCGGTGGCCGCAGTGCGCGCCATTCGCTACGCCTTCGATGGCCTGGCACGGGAGTGA
- a CDS encoding 5-oxoprolinase subunit B family protein: MNDPSIETVGMDSLIVRLFDSIDEENMPWMLAADQALRAAFGEALIDLVPSYTTLLVHYDIECLDLQAARARVSDALKGLTPATSGEGQRHVIPVWYDVSVGPELERIAERLGVSPEEVSARHCARDYSVFALGFAPGYAFMGRLDDELATPRLKTPRQKVAAGSVAIAERQTAVYPTLSPGGWNIVGRTPVALFGRDREGYSLFRPGDKVRFEAISREAFIEQGGDPTPLAERGDTPTEAQT; encoded by the coding sequence GTGAACGATCCAAGTATCGAAACGGTGGGGATGGACAGTCTCATCGTGCGCCTCTTCGACAGTATCGACGAAGAGAACATGCCGTGGATGCTGGCCGCCGACCAAGCTCTGCGTGCGGCCTTCGGCGAGGCGCTGATCGACCTGGTGCCGTCCTACACCACGCTGTTGGTGCATTACGATATCGAATGCTTGGACCTTCAGGCCGCACGTGCGCGGGTGAGTGATGCGCTCAAAGGCCTGACGCCCGCGACGAGTGGCGAAGGTCAGCGGCATGTGATTCCGGTGTGGTACGACGTCAGTGTCGGGCCGGAGCTCGAGCGCATCGCCGAGCGTCTTGGCGTCAGCCCCGAGGAGGTGAGCGCGCGGCACTGTGCGCGGGATTACAGCGTCTTCGCGCTGGGCTTCGCACCCGGTTACGCCTTCATGGGGCGTCTCGACGATGAGCTGGCCACGCCGCGCCTGAAGACACCTCGCCAGAAAGTCGCCGCCGGCAGCGTGGCCATTGCCGAACGCCAGACGGCGGTCTATCCCACGCTCTCGCCAGGTGGCTGGAACATCGTCGGGCGTACGCCCGTGGCGCTGTTCGGGCGCGACCGGGAGGGCTACAGCCTATTTCGCCCCGGCGACAAGGTGCGTTTCGAGGCAATCTCCCGCGAGGCCTTCATCGAGCAAGGCGGCGACCCGACGCCGCTGGCCGAGCGCGGCGATACCCCCACGGAGGCCCAGACATGA
- a CDS encoding 5-oxoprolinase subunit C family protein: MKGLIVERAGPLALIQDGGRFGVRHLGVTQGGAADWVSLGWANWLLGNAPQAPGVEITVGGLTLYAEASTTLALTGADLGATLDNEPLAPGSCFTIAAGQRLAFESPRTGLRAYLAFPGGLDAAPVLGSVASTVRESLGGLDGQGRVLTEGDCLTWAGGTSGGERTLPSGAGTLPGDGERMTLALVGGAQIADFSGASVFEAFNTPWQVDQRADRMGVRLSGPELRYLGEGMVSEGIPLGAVQVPADGQPIVLLNDRQTIGGYPRLGALTPLACARLAQCQPGTEVWLTPVSAGQARDAHLRQLAGWG, translated from the coding sequence ATGAAGGGATTGATCGTCGAACGCGCGGGGCCGCTGGCGCTGATTCAGGATGGCGGGCGCTTCGGGGTACGCCATCTCGGCGTGACCCAGGGCGGTGCTGCCGATTGGGTGTCGTTAGGATGGGCCAATTGGCTGCTGGGTAACGCGCCGCAAGCCCCCGGCGTGGAAATCACCGTGGGCGGCTTGACGCTCTATGCTGAGGCATCGACGACGCTGGCTCTGACGGGGGCGGACCTGGGCGCCACGCTCGATAATGAGCCGCTGGCACCAGGGAGCTGTTTCACTATCGCCGCCGGTCAGCGCCTGGCGTTCGAGAGTCCTCGAACCGGCCTGCGCGCCTATCTAGCCTTTCCGGGTGGGCTCGATGCCGCGCCGGTGCTTGGCAGCGTAGCCAGCACGGTACGCGAAAGCCTGGGTGGGCTCGATGGCCAGGGGCGCGTGCTGACCGAAGGCGATTGCTTGACATGGGCGGGAGGCACCTCCGGGGGCGAGCGCACATTACCCTCGGGCGCGGGCACGTTACCTGGAGATGGAGAGCGCATGACGTTGGCGTTGGTAGGCGGCGCGCAGATCGCCGATTTCAGCGGTGCCAGCGTATTCGAGGCCTTCAATACGCCGTGGCAGGTCGATCAACGTGCCGATCGCATGGGCGTGCGCCTGAGCGGCCCCGAGCTGCGTTATCTGGGCGAAGGGATGGTTTCGGAAGGCATTCCCCTGGGGGCCGTCCAGGTGCCCGCCGACGGCCAGCCGATCGTCTTGCTCAACGATCGCCAGACCATCGGTGGCTATCCGCGACTCGGTGCGTTGACGCCGCTGGCCTGCGCGCGCTTGGCGCAATGCCAGCCGGGCACCGAGGTATGGCTGACACCGGTGTCGGCAGGGCAGGCGCGTGATGCCCATCTTCGCCAGTTGGCAGGCTGGGGGTGA